A stretch of Gossypium hirsutum isolate 1008001.06 chromosome A06, Gossypium_hirsutum_v2.1, whole genome shotgun sequence DNA encodes these proteins:
- the LOC121230785 gene encoding metacaspase-9: MSTKCKKRAVLVGCNYPNTINELSGCVNDAKAMREMIVSRFGFDSKNVELLTDEPGSTYKPTRANITAALKTMVVAAKEGDALLFHFSGHGVVDLIDPHQPSKKGEAIVPCDLNLIFDVDLGQLIQQLPSGSSFTIVSDSCHSGGLIDKSKEQIGPHSTLRGIAPPVDYKARGISLGTLFDCLVTAANVIIAAQGLLAPRAVDNAINTGTDTMTGIGSLLTTIFGNNVSLKFLPHYERDILNLRSLTEDEGIVGNVMGRKFTFYYTLNILQYEDYKYFLND; encoded by the exons ATGAGCACCAAATGTAAGAAGAGAGCCGTTCTGGTCGGATGCAACTACCCCAACACCATCAACGAGTTGAGCGGATGCGTAAACGATGCGAAAGCCATGAGAGAAATGATCGTGAGCAGGTTTGGCTTTGATTCCAAAAATGTTGAGCTCCTAACTGATGAACCAGGATCCACGTATAAGCCTACACGTGCAAACATTACGGCTGCACTCAAGACGATGGTGGTCGCCGCTAAAGAAGGAGATGCCCTGCTTTTCCACTTTAGTGGACATGGAGTTGTGGATCTCATTGACCCCCACCAGCCTTCCAAGAAGGGTGAAGCAATTGTGCCTTGTGATCTCAATCTCATTTTTG ACGTGGACTTGGGGCAATTGATTCAGCAACTACCAAGTGGATCAAGCTTCACAATCGTTTCGGATTCCTGCCACAGTGGTGGTCTGATTGATAAAAGTAAAGAACAAATTGGACCCCATAGTACTCTAAGGGGTATAGCACCACCTGTTGATTACAAGGCTAGGGGTATTTCCTTAGGAACCTTATTCGACTGCCTAGTAACAGCAGCCAACGTCATAATCGCGGCACAAGGCTTATTGGCCCCAAGAGCAGTTGACAATGCCATCAACACTGGAACAGATACTATGACGGGTATTGGCTCTCTTTTGACCACAATCTTTGGGAACAATGTGAGTCTCAAATTCCTACCCCATTATGaacgtgatattttgaatttGAGGTCACTGACGGAGGATGAGGGAAttgttggaaacgtgatgggccgaaaatttactttttattacacactcaatatattacaatacgaagattacaaatattttctcaatgactag